One segment of Solanum stenotomum isolate F172 chromosome 1, ASM1918654v1, whole genome shotgun sequence DNA contains the following:
- the LOC125871704 gene encoding glycine-rich RNA-binding protein-like isoform X1: protein MADVEYRCFVGGLAWATTDQTLSDAFSQYGEVVESKIINDRETGRSRGFGFVTFKDEQAMRDAIEGMNGQDLDGRNITVNEAQSRGGGGGGGGRGGGGYGGGRREGGGGGYGGGGGYGGGRREGGGGGYGGGGGGYGGGRREGGYGGGGGGYGGGDRYSDRSSRGGGGGSSDGNWRN from the exons ATGGCCGACGTTGAATACAGGTGCTTCGTCGGTGGTCTGGCATGGGCCACCACCGACCAAACACTTTCGGATGCTTTTTCTCAGTACGGCGAAGTGGTCGAATCCAAG ATCATCAATGACCGGGAAACTGGTAGATCTAGAGGATTTGGATTCGTTACCTTCAAGGATGAGCAAGCCATGAGGGATGCTATTGAAGGGATGAACGGCCAAGATCTTGATGGTCGCAACATTACCGTGAACGAAGCTCAATCCCGCGGAGgcggtggaggtggaggtggaaGAGGCGGTGGTGGCTACGGAGGTGGTCGACGTGAAGGCGGTGGCGGCGGCTACGGCGGTGGTGGCGGCTATGGAGGTGGCAGGCGTGAAGGCGGTGGCGGAGGCTACGGTGGAGGTGGCGGCGGCTACGGAGGTGGTCGTCGTGAAGGTGGTTATGGTGGAGGCGGTGGTGGTTATGGTGGAGGTGACCGCTACAGTGATCGCTCTTCAAGAGGTGGTGGCGGTGGTTCTTCCGATGGAAACTGGAGGAATTAG
- the LOC125871704 gene encoding glycine-rich RNA-binding protein GRP1A-like isoform X3, whose amino-acid sequence MADVEYRCFVGGLAWATTDQTLSDAFSQYGEVVESKIINDRETGRSRGFGFVTFKDEQAMRDAIEGMNGQDLDGRNITVNEAQSRGGGGGGGGRGGGGYGGGRREGGGGGYGGGGGGYGGGRREGGYGGGGGGYGGGDRYSDRSSRGGGGGSSDGNWRN is encoded by the exons ATGGCCGACGTTGAATACAGGTGCTTCGTCGGTGGTCTGGCATGGGCCACCACCGACCAAACACTTTCGGATGCTTTTTCTCAGTACGGCGAAGTGGTCGAATCCAAG ATCATCAATGACCGGGAAACTGGTAGATCTAGAGGATTTGGATTCGTTACCTTCAAGGATGAGCAAGCCATGAGGGATGCTATTGAAGGGATGAACGGCCAAGATCTTGATGGTCGCAACATTACCGTGAACGAAGCTCAATCCCGCGGAGgcggtggaggtggaggtggaaGAGGCGGTGGTGGCTACGGAG GTGGCAGGCGTGAAGGCGGTGGCGGAGGCTACGGTGGAGGTGGCGGCGGCTACGGAGGTGGTCGTCGTGAAGGTGGTTATGGTGGAGGCGGTGGTGGTTATGGTGGAGGTGACCGCTACAGTGATCGCTCTTCAAGAGGTGGTGGCGGTGGTTCTTCCGATGGAAACTGGAGGAATTAG
- the LOC125871704 gene encoding glycine-rich RNA-binding protein GRP1A-like isoform X2 gives MADVEYRCFVGGLAWATTDQTLSDAFSQYGEVVESKIINDRETGRSRGFGFVTFKDEQAMRDAIEGMNGQDLDGRNITVNEAQSRGGGGGGGGRGGGGYGGGRREGGGGGGYGGGGGGYGGGRREGGYGGGGGGYGGGDRYSDRSSRGGGGGSSDGNWRN, from the exons ATGGCCGACGTTGAATACAGGTGCTTCGTCGGTGGTCTGGCATGGGCCACCACCGACCAAACACTTTCGGATGCTTTTTCTCAGTACGGCGAAGTGGTCGAATCCAAG ATCATCAATGACCGGGAAACTGGTAGATCTAGAGGATTTGGATTCGTTACCTTCAAGGATGAGCAAGCCATGAGGGATGCTATTGAAGGGATGAACGGCCAAGATCTTGATGGTCGCAACATTACCGTGAACGAAGCTCAATCCCGCGGAGgcggtggaggtggaggtggaaGAGGCGGTGGTGGCTACGGAGGTGGTCGACGTGAAGGCG GCGGTGGCGGAGGCTACGGTGGAGGTGGCGGCGGCTACGGAGGTGGTCGTCGTGAAGGTGGTTATGGTGGAGGCGGTGGTGGTTATGGTGGAGGTGACCGCTACAGTGATCGCTCTTCAAGAGGTGGTGGCGGTGGTTCTTCCGATGGAAACTGGAGGAATTAG